From Arcobacter sp. LA11, a single genomic window includes:
- a CDS encoding uracil-xanthine permease family protein → MKPTDYNFRVRDSILGIQFLFVAFGALVLVPILTGLDPNVALFTAGIGTLVFQFVNRGAIPPIFLASSFAFIAPISHGVKTWGIAATMSGLVAAGLMYVLLSFLIRLKGDGFLHKLLPAVVVGPVIMSIGLILSPVAVFMAMGKTGDGAIQLVPFEQAIVISMIALFTTVFISLLGKGIFKLVPILGGIVIGYIVALFFGIVDFSSVAKASWFSIPSFTAPEFNWQAIIFILPIAIAPAIEHIGDMLAISNVTKEDYLKKPGLKNTLLGDGLATSVASLFGGPPNTTYSEVTGAVTVTKAYNPAIMTWAAIAAIILAFVGKLGGLLATIPVPVMGGIMLLLFGIIASLGISTLTRANVDFSCPRNMVIVSMILVFSIGGMTFNFGGVPFSGIGLGAITGIVLNLILPQPKTEE, encoded by the coding sequence ATGAAACCCACAGATTATAACTTTAGAGTTAGAGACTCTATTTTAGGTATTCAGTTTCTGTTTGTTGCTTTTGGTGCATTAGTACTTGTACCAATTTTAACTGGACTTGACCCAAATGTTGCGCTATTTACAGCTGGTATTGGTACTTTAGTATTCCAATTTGTAAATAGAGGTGCTATTCCTCCAATTTTTCTAGCTTCATCTTTTGCTTTTATCGCTCCTATTTCTCACGGTGTTAAAACTTGGGGTATTGCTGCAACGATGTCTGGATTAGTTGCTGCTGGTTTGATGTATGTTTTATTAAGTTTTTTAATTAGACTAAAAGGTGATGGATTTTTACATAAATTACTTCCTGCTGTTGTTGTAGGTCCTGTAATTATGTCAATAGGACTTATTTTATCTCCAGTTGCAGTTTTTATGGCAATGGGGAAAACAGGTGATGGTGCAATACAGTTAGTTCCTTTTGAACAAGCTATTGTTATATCAATGATTGCACTTTTTACAACAGTTTTCATTTCATTACTTGGAAAAGGAATTTTTAAATTAGTTCCTATTTTAGGTGGTATAGTTATTGGATATATTGTAGCACTATTTTTTGGGATAGTAGATTTTTCTTCTGTTGCAAAAGCTTCATGGTTTTCAATCCCAAGCTTTACAGCTCCAGAGTTTAATTGGCAAGCAATAATCTTTATTTTACCAATTGCAATTGCTCCAGCAATTGAGCATATTGGTGATATGTTAGCAATTTCAAATGTTACAAAAGAAGATTATCTTAAAAAACCAGGTTTAAAAAATACTCTACTTGGAGATGGATTAGCAACTTCTGTTGCATCATTATTTGGTGGTCCACCAAATACTACTTATTCAGAAGTTACAGGTGCTGTTACTGTTACAAAAGCTTACAATCCTGCAATTATGACTTGGGCTGCAATAGCAGCTATCATTTTAGCTTTTGTTGGTAAGTTAGGTGGTTTATTAGCAACTATTCCAGTTCCTGTTATGGGTGGAATTATGTTACTTCTATTTGGAATTATCGCATCATTAGGTATCTCAACTTTAACAAGAGCAAATGTAGACTTCTCTTGTCCTAGAAATATGGTTATTGTTTCAATGATTTTAGTATTTTCTATTGGTGGTATGACATTTAATTTTGGTGGTGTACCATTTTCTGGTATTGGACTTGGTGCTATTACTGGTATTGTTTTAAATTTAATTTTGCCACAACCAAAAACAGAAGAATAA
- a CDS encoding YajQ family cyclic di-GMP-binding protein has translation MMAKEHAFDISAKLDMQEMKNAVVQAQKEMDNRYDFKGITKEIDFNQGAKTLTITSSSDNKVDAIYDILITKMNKRGLSINSLDEAKKDDSSGGNRKYVYAIIDSIKQDEAKTIQLEIKKLKLKVKAVNQGDEIRVTGKNIDDLQTIMKHLKSLDFKSPLVFDNFK, from the coding sequence ATAATGGCAAAAGAACATGCTTTCGATATATCTGCAAAATTAGATATGCAAGAGATGAAAAATGCAGTTGTTCAAGCTCAAAAAGAGATGGATAATAGGTATGATTTTAAGGGTATAACAAAAGAAATAGATTTTAATCAAGGAGCTAAGACTCTTACAATCACTTCATCTAGTGATAATAAAGTTGATGCAATTTATGATATTTTGATTACAAAAATGAATAAAAGAGGATTATCTATAAATTCCCTAGATGAGGCAAAAAAAGATGATAGTTCAGGTGGAAATAGAAAATATGTTTATGCAATTATAGACTCAATTAAACAAGATGAGGCAAAAACAATACAACTTGAAATCAAAAAATTAAAGTTAAAAGTAAAAGCTGTGAATCAAGGTGATGAGATAAGAGTTACTGGGAAAAATATTGATGATTTACAAACAATAATGAAACATCTTAAATCTTTAGATTTCAAATCTCCATTAGTATTTGATAATTTTAAATAA
- a CDS encoding diguanylate cyclase has protein sequence MLFSGIPKLLNTFVLSIIFLSIFLILKSFHFYKELNDSFEKDIKAEARVLNDYIISMKDIYQKQLFKSGLELNEKTLGFIPAHASSLIPENFKNQQKYYIKSVSDRPRNKNNKADKEEQKAIEFFNKNDDIEYFEKYNENGKQYYQFATRINIEQYCLKCHGKKENVLPIIKEKYDDLAYNYKLGDLRGIISIKIPTENINNKVDSFFKRELIYILVVIMLIGTLLYLIYKKTKLLVTHTQKIATDYAMTDSLTGLYNRHYLKNIDISEFVSSDYYIIFFDIDYFKKVNDLYGHTCGDLILKEFSIILNSYSRNDDILCRYGGEEFILIIKDIDKNILEKKLEKIRKSIEENKFIFQEKKINITTSIGYAKAEKGSEFIIVLEQADSALYTAKERGRNQIIEYERI, from the coding sequence TTGCTTTTTAGTGGAATACCTAAACTCTTAAATACATTTGTATTATCAATTATTTTTCTTAGTATATTTCTTATTTTAAAAAGTTTTCATTTTTATAAAGAACTTAATGACTCTTTTGAAAAAGATATAAAAGCAGAAGCACGGGTATTAAACGACTATATAATATCTATGAAGGATATTTATCAAAAGCAATTATTTAAAAGTGGATTGGAGTTAAATGAAAAAACTCTTGGTTTTATACCTGCACATGCATCTTCTTTAATTCCTGAAAATTTTAAAAATCAACAAAAATATTATATAAAAAGTGTTTCTGATAGACCTAGAAACAAAAATAATAAAGCAGATAAAGAAGAGCAAAAGGCAATAGAGTTTTTTAATAAAAATGATGATATTGAATATTTTGAGAAATACAATGAAAATGGAAAACAATATTATCAATTTGCAACAAGAATAAATATTGAACAATATTGTTTAAAATGTCATGGAAAAAAAGAGAATGTTCTTCCTATAATAAAAGAAAAATATGATGATTTAGCATACAATTATAAACTTGGTGATTTAAGAGGAATTATAAGTATTAAGATTCCTACAGAGAATATAAATAATAAAGTAGATAGCTTTTTTAAAAGAGAATTAATCTATATTCTTGTGGTAATTATGTTAATTGGTACTTTATTATATTTAATTTATAAAAAAACAAAGCTCTTAGTAACTCATACTCAAAAAATCGCAACAGATTATGCTATGACAGATTCTCTTACAGGCCTTTATAATAGACATTACCTAAAGAATATAGATATAAGTGAGTTTGTATCTAGTGATTATTATATTATATTTTTTGATATTGATTATTTTAAGAAAGTAAATGATTTATATGGTCATACTTGTGGAGATTTAATATTAAAAGAGTTTTCTATTATCTTAAATTCTTACTCAAGAAATGATGATATTTTGTGTAGATATGGAGGAGAAGAATTTATTCTAATTATTAAAGATATTGATAAAAATATTTTGGAAAAGAAATTAGAAAAAATAAGAAAATCTATTGAAGAAAATAAATTTATTTTTCAAGAGAAAAAAATAAATATTACAACTTCAATAGGATATGCAAAAGCAGAAAAAGGTTCTGAATTTATAATAGTACTAGAACAGGCAGATAGTGCTTTATATACTGCAAAAGAGAGAGGGAGAAACCAAATTATAGAGTATGAAAGAATATAA
- a CDS encoding cache domain-containing protein produces the protein MPSLILFLSIIITTFLYFENKSELKRIKKNTQEEFIENKKQVIKEQIEHIYNYVIDEQKNTEEHLKDSLISRVNEAHTIITNIYNQNKKTHTKEEITQIIRAAIKDIRFNNNRGYFFVYDKEATNIIHPLIPKLEGTNLINYKDTKGIYVLRESLALLKDKKESYQEWHWRKIKGDNREFKKIGFVKNIYELDWFLGTGEYLDDFTKDIQKKIISQINKFKFGENGYFIVTDSNNNYISHVNKELIGKNALKKLRTLNDIKAIKKIEKTINEKKGFVYLDFYKPNSDKVSSKIIYLKTIPKWNWVISTGFYKDDVQKLINKKKRELTAKYNENLKNLLIFTVIITLILLLLSLYLSNIIERKFKTYKNSIESYIKENKKQYNLLAQKTKLAAMGEMMENIAHQWRQPLSVITTASSGIKLQKDMDNLSDTFLDESINSINSSANHLSETIEDFRDFFKPDKEKIRFELNTAIKKTIKLLASQLKINQIEIIQKVEDITISSYERELLQVLLNIINNAKDALIDNKNIPKYIFLDIYKKESKVIIKIKDNAGGIPENIINRIFEPYFTTKHKSQGTGIGLYMSQEIISRHIKGTIEVDNTNYEYENTKYTGAIFTITLPLTNS, from the coding sequence TTGCCATCACTAATATTATTTTTGTCAATAATTATAACTACATTTCTTTATTTTGAGAATAAATCTGAACTTAAAAGAATAAAAAAGAATACTCAAGAAGAATTTATTGAGAATAAAAAGCAAGTTATAAAAGAACAAATTGAACACATATATAATTATGTTATTGATGAGCAAAAAAACACAGAAGAACATCTCAAAGATTCCCTTATAAGTAGAGTTAATGAAGCTCATACAATAATTACAAATATATATAATCAAAATAAAAAGACTCATACAAAAGAAGAAATCACACAAATAATAAGAGCTGCAATAAAAGATATTAGATTTAACAATAATAGAGGCTACTTTTTCGTATATGACAAAGAAGCTACAAATATTATTCACCCTTTAATTCCAAAACTAGAAGGGACAAACCTTATTAATTATAAAGATACAAAAGGTATTTATGTCTTAAGAGAATCTCTTGCTTTATTAAAAGATAAAAAAGAATCCTATCAAGAATGGCACTGGAGAAAAATAAAAGGTGACAATAGAGAATTTAAAAAGATTGGTTTTGTAAAAAATATCTATGAGTTAGATTGGTTTTTAGGTACAGGTGAATACCTAGATGATTTTACAAAAGATATTCAAAAAAAGATTATCTCACAAATTAATAAGTTTAAATTTGGTGAAAATGGATATTTCATTGTAACAGATAGCAATAATAACTATATAAGTCATGTAAACAAAGAGTTAATAGGCAAAAATGCATTAAAAAAATTAAGAACACTAAATGATATTAAAGCTATAAAAAAGATAGAAAAAACAATAAATGAAAAAAAAGGATTTGTATATTTAGATTTTTATAAACCTAACTCAGACAAAGTTTCTTCAAAAATAATATATTTAAAAACTATACCAAAATGGAACTGGGTAATTAGTACTGGGTTTTATAAAGATGATGTTCAAAAACTAATTAATAAAAAGAAGAGGGAATTAACAGCAAAGTATAATGAAAATTTAAAAAACCTACTTATTTTTACAGTGATAATTACATTAATTTTATTACTTCTATCATTGTATCTATCTAATATCATAGAAAGAAAATTTAAAACATATAAAAATAGTATAGAATCTTATATAAAAGAGAATAAAAAACAATATAATCTATTGGCACAAAAAACCAAACTTGCAGCAATGGGTGAAATGATGGAAAATATTGCACATCAATGGAGACAACCTTTATCAGTTATTACAACTGCATCTTCGGGAATAAAGTTACAAAAAGATATGGATAATCTCTCAGATACTTTTTTAGATGAATCAATCAACAGTATAAATTCATCAGCTAATCATCTATCTGAAACAATTGAAGATTTCAGAGACTTTTTTAAACCAGATAAAGAAAAAATTAGATTTGAACTTAATACTGCGATTAAAAAAACAATTAAACTTCTTGCTTCTCAATTAAAAATAAATCAAATAGAAATTATTCAAAAGGTTGAGGACATAACAATTAGTAGTTATGAAAGAGAACTACTTCAAGTATTATTAAATATTATTAATAATGCAAAGGATGCTCTAATTGATAATAAAAACATACCTAAATATATCTTTTTAGACATCTATAAAAAAGAGAGCAAAGTTATCATTAAAATCAAAGATAATGCAGGAGGAATACCAGAAAATATCATAAATAGAATTTTTGAACCATATTTCACTACAAAACATAAATCCCAAGGTACAGGTATAGGATTGTATATGTCTCAGGAAATAATATCAAGACATATTAAAGGAACAATTGAAGTTGACAATACAAATTACGAATATGAAAATACGAAATATACTGGTGCAATTTTTACAATAACATTACCTCTTACAAACTCATAA
- a CDS encoding DUF1800 family protein, whose protein sequence is MKLFLILSLFFINAFSLTLDESKHLLNRTSFGYTKKDLKTFQNFSKEEAVDYLLKQANTKDIYKKPRNIKEVSIFKGKVKELSKEERKKLRKQRRQKMLEIQTWWHEMILDSRFSFREKMTLFWHNHFTSEYRVVKSPYLMFKQNMLYRENALGKFDELLHKSSKDLAMLIYLDSNSNKKSHPNENYARELLELFTLGEGNYTENDIKEAARAFTGLRVNRKKDISILVKKHHDNGIKTFKNHSGNFNGTDIINIVLKEEQVSKFIVQKLYKEFINEKFNIGEVERLALIFRKSNYDISILMKNLLLSDDFWIEENMGNMIKSPVELIASLVKSLNIKLKQKDYKFISKTARNLGQDLFNPPNVKGWEQGKSWIDSTSLVNRSEFIKLAIKRRVNNKNIKSLKIKDFSDFKDYFYALNVEGKMLFKNNKKNYLTLLSKPIYNLK, encoded by the coding sequence ATGAAACTTTTTTTAATTTTATCATTATTTTTTATCAATGCTTTTTCACTAACTTTAGATGAATCGAAACATTTATTAAATAGAACATCTTTTGGATATACAAAAAAAGATTTAAAAACTTTTCAAAATTTTTCTAAAGAAGAGGCTGTTGATTATTTACTAAAACAAGCTAATACAAAAGATATTTATAAAAAACCAAGAAATATAAAAGAAGTATCTATTTTTAAAGGAAAGGTTAAAGAACTTTCAAAAGAAGAGAGAAAAAAGCTTAGAAAACAAAGACGTCAAAAAATGTTAGAAATACAAACTTGGTGGCATGAAATGATTTTAGATTCTAGGTTTTCTTTTAGAGAGAAGATGACTCTTTTTTGGCATAACCATTTTACAAGTGAATATAGAGTTGTAAAATCACCTTATTTGATGTTTAAACAAAATATGCTTTACAGAGAGAATGCATTAGGGAAATTTGATGAACTTTTGCATAAAAGCTCAAAAGATTTAGCAATGCTTATTTATCTTGATAGTAACTCAAATAAAAAATCTCATCCTAATGAAAACTATGCAAGGGAGCTTTTAGAGCTATTTACTTTAGGTGAGGGTAATTATACTGAAAATGATATCAAGGAAGCTGCAAGGGCCTTTACAGGACTTAGAGTTAATAGAAAAAAAGATATATCAATATTAGTTAAAAAACATCATGATAATGGAATAAAAACTTTTAAAAACCACAGTGGAAATTTTAATGGAACTGATATTATAAATATAGTTTTAAAAGAGGAACAAGTATCTAAATTTATTGTTCAAAAACTATATAAAGAATTTATAAATGAAAAGTTTAATATAGGAGAAGTTGAAAGATTAGCTTTGATATTTAGAAAAAGTAATTATGATATTTCTATATTGATGAAAAACTTACTTTTATCAGATGATTTTTGGATTGAAGAAAATATGGGAAATATGATTAAATCCCCTGTAGAACTAATAGCTTCATTAGTTAAAAGTTTGAATATAAAACTTAAACAAAAAGATTATAAATTTATAAGTAAAACTGCCAGAAACTTGGGACAGGATTTATTTAATCCTCCAAATGTTAAAGGGTGGGAGCAAGGAAAAAGTTGGATTGATTCAACTTCTTTAGTAAACAGAAGTGAATTTATAAAATTGGCTATTAAAAGAAGAGTAAATAATAAAAATATAAAATCATTGAAAATAAAAGATTTTAGCGATTTTAAAGACTATTTTTATGCATTAAATGTAGAGGGTAAGATGCTTTTTAAGAATAATAAAAAGAACTATTTAACTCTGTTATCAAAACCAATTTATAATTTAAAATAG
- the upp gene encoding uracil phosphoribosyltransferase, translating into MYKESTNVVVKHLVNRLRDVRTASNEFRLTIEEISRIVAAEALTDFPTVTQNINTWQGPLDVQMLEVQKLVLVPILRAGEPMLTGILKTLPYARSGFLAMKRDEETSESKLFYENIPSLEDKTVLLLDPMVATGGSLIDGIDFLKSKGAKKILSLNVLGAPEGVKRVQDAHPDVDIYIAQIDERLDENNYIRPGLGDAGDRAFNTNE; encoded by the coding sequence ATGTATAAAGAAAGTACCAATGTTGTTGTAAAACATTTAGTAAATAGATTAAGAGATGTTAGGACTGCTTCAAATGAGTTTAGACTTACAATTGAAGAGATTTCAAGAATTGTTGCAGCTGAAGCATTAACAGATTTTCCAACAGTAACACAAAATATCAATACTTGGCAAGGACCATTAGATGTTCAAATGCTAGAAGTACAAAAGTTAGTACTAGTTCCAATATTAAGAGCAGGAGAACCAATGCTTACTGGTATATTAAAAACTTTACCATATGCAAGAAGTGGTTTTTTAGCTATGAAAAGAGATGAAGAAACTTCTGAATCAAAACTATTTTATGAAAATATTCCATCACTAGAAGATAAAACAGTATTATTATTAGACCCAATGGTTGCAACAGGTGGTTCTTTAATTGACGGAATTGATTTCTTAAAATCGAAAGGTGCTAAAAAGATTTTATCATTAAACGTATTAGGTGCACCAGAAGGTGTTAAAAGAGTTCAAGATGCACATCCCGATGTTGATATTTATATTGCTCAAATAGATGAAAGATTAGATGAGAACAACTATATAAGACCAGGTCTTGGAGATGCTGGAGATAGAGCTTTTAATACAAACGAATAA
- the mtnK gene encoding S-methyl-5-thioribose kinase: protein MDYKILDKNNIIEYIHSIEEVKNYFNADDLYIDEIGDGNLNYVFIIKSIPNPKKALILKQAVPYLRCVGEEYPLSRERMTFEIRALEQFSKITSNYIPKLYDVNEDMSCVIMQYLGEHIIMRQGMINKTLYPNFAEHISTFLAQNLFKTSSLYLNSTEKRELIDKFNSNTELCKLTEDFVFTFAFMEHETNDEYSINHNLAKELFEDSNFKKAVLGLKYKFMTQSDALLHGDLHTGSIMLNQEETFIIDPEFAFVGPFGFDIGALIGNLIMSYTSHVALNTQEEYRIWILKAIEEIFIKFEEKFLHLWNEQEESALIVNGFIHNYDLLEYKKEFMLNIFQDALGYAACKMARRMFGIAGVADIRDIKDEKIRDYAIKMTLDIAKVLVKDHKNITKVETVLHIIKEKTK from the coding sequence ATGGATTACAAGATTTTAGATAAAAATAATATAATCGAATATATTCATTCTATAGAAGAAGTAAAAAATTATTTTAATGCAGATGATTTATATATTGATGAAATTGGTGATGGAAATTTAAACTATGTTTTTATAATTAAATCAATTCCAAATCCTAAAAAAGCTTTGATTCTTAAACAAGCAGTTCCATATTTAAGATGTGTAGGTGAAGAATATCCTTTAAGTAGAGAAAGAATGACTTTTGAGATAAGGGCTTTAGAACAATTTTCAAAAATCACTTCTAATTATATCCCAAAACTTTATGATGTTAATGAAGATATGAGTTGTGTTATTATGCAATATTTAGGTGAACATATTATTATGAGACAAGGAATGATAAATAAAACTTTATATCCAAATTTTGCAGAACATATCTCAACATTTTTAGCACAAAATCTATTTAAAACTTCATCTTTATATTTGAATTCAACAGAAAAAAGAGAACTTATTGATAAATTTAATTCAAATACTGAATTATGTAAATTAACAGAAGATTTTGTTTTCACATTTGCTTTTATGGAACATGAAACAAATGATGAATATTCTATAAATCATAATTTAGCAAAAGAATTATTTGAAGATTCAAATTTTAAAAAAGCTGTATTGGGTTTAAAATATAAGTTTATGACTCAAAGTGATGCTTTACTTCATGGTGATTTGCATACAGGTTCAATTATGTTAAATCAAGAAGAGACTTTTATTATTGATCCTGAATTTGCTTTTGTTGGACCTTTTGGCTTTGATATTGGCGCTTTGATTGGAAATCTTATTATGTCTTATACTTCCCATGTAGCTTTAAATACCCAAGAAGAGTATAGAATATGGATTTTAAAAGCTATTGAAGAAATATTTATAAAATTTGAAGAAAAATTTTTACATTTATGGAATGAGCAAGAAGAATCAGCCTTAATTGTAAATGGATTTATTCATAATTATGATTTACTAGAATACAAAAAAGAGTTTATGTTAAATATTTTCCAAGATGCTTTAGGCTATGCAGCTTGTAAAATGGCTAGAAGAATGTTTGGAATAGCAGGAGTAGCTGATATTAGAGACATAAAAGATGAAAAGATAAGAGATTATGCAATTAAAATGACACTTGATATTGCTAAAGTACTTGTAAAAGATCATAAAAATATAACAAAAGTAGAAACTGTATTACATATTATCAAGGAAAAAACTAAATGA
- the mtnA gene encoding S-methyl-5-thioribose-1-phosphate isomerase gives MNGKYKAFWLNENGFVEVIDQTKLPFIEETVVLKNADDAIVSIKDMIVRGAGVIGNIGALGVYLAVKENQDLKFIVEKSKEIRESRPTAVNLMWAVDIMLEAILNINENEDLLEVAKSAAIKICDEDSQRSSLIAKYGCDIFEDIMNKKGKKSINVLTHCNAGWLAIVDDGSALAPIYEAKRRGIDIHVYVDETRPRNQGANLTAWELGQDDIEHTIIPDNTGGYLMQQGLVDVCIVGADRVSANGDVANKIGTYLKALAAKDNDIPFYVAIPEGTLDFEIKDGVKDIPIETRSEDEVKYIKGLNKNGEVEELLITPKNSKAVNYGFDITPARLVTGLITEKGLCDTNEKSIYNKFIN, from the coding sequence ATGAATGGAAAGTATAAAGCTTTTTGGTTAAATGAAAATGGATTTGTAGAAGTAATTGATCAAACAAAACTTCCATTTATAGAAGAAACTGTTGTTTTAAAAAATGCAGATGATGCTATTGTATCTATAAAAGATATGATAGTTCGAGGTGCTGGAGTTATAGGAAACATTGGTGCCCTTGGAGTTTATTTAGCAGTAAAAGAAAACCAAGACTTAAAATTTATAGTAGAAAAGTCTAAAGAAATTAGAGAATCAAGACCAACTGCTGTAAATCTTATGTGGGCAGTTGATATTATGCTTGAAGCAATTTTAAATATAAATGAAAATGAAGATTTATTAGAAGTAGCGAAAAGTGCAGCAATAAAAATATGTGATGAAGATAGTCAAAGAAGTTCCCTTATTGCAAAATATGGTTGTGATATTTTTGAAGATATTATGAATAAAAAAGGTAAAAAATCAATTAATGTATTAACTCATTGTAATGCAGGTTGGTTAGCAATTGTGGATGATGGTTCTGCTTTAGCTCCTATTTATGAAGCAAAAAGAAGAGGTATTGATATTCATGTTTATGTAGATGAAACACGACCTAGAAATCAAGGAGCAAACCTTACAGCTTGGGAATTAGGACAAGATGATATAGAACATACAATTATTCCTGATAATACAGGTGGATATCTGATGCAACAAGGTTTAGTTGATGTATGTATTGTTGGAGCTGATAGAGTGAGTGCAAATGGTGATGTGGCAAATAAAATTGGTACATATTTAAAAGCTTTAGCAGCAAAAGACAATGATATTCCTTTTTATGTTGCTATTCCAGAAGGAACACTTGACTTTGAGATTAAAGATGGAGTAAAAGATATTCCCATTGAAACTAGAAGTGAAGATGAAGTTAAATATATAAAAGGTTTAAATAAAAATGGCGAAGTTGAAGAACTTTTAATAACTCCAAAGAACTCAAAAGCTGTTAATTATGGATTTGATATTACTCCTGCAAGGTTAGTTACTGGATTAATTACAGAAAAAGGTTTATGTGATACAAATGAGAAATCAATTTATAATAAATTTATAAATTAA
- a CDS encoding DUF1501 domain-containing protein translates to MQRRDFVKLSLFCASAILFPIDVKAISGSKKTLILVELDGGNDGLNTLVPYRNKNYYKLRPTIGLKKEKINEIEEDFGLNKSLRWVSKLYREKNCAFIHGLGYDKPNFSHFRSIEIVETASKSNEYLDEGWISKTLQKYDLNDMRPANAILLGKRKKGHLFSKDLNILQVKNIKQFIQKASFLDGIKSNVSINSSLDFLNKEKESIKRSSKSLEKYVNNIDIKTDFEETDISNDFKEAARIIKSKIDIPVIKISQKGYDTHANQIERQNKLLKEFDNAIKSFVDELKLYNLFDDVLIVTYSEFGRRVKENGSNGTDHGTASSQFVIGGKVKGGMYGKAPSLDNLKKNNLIYTTHYRTYYNTILSKWFNNKNNQFNSYDILNFL, encoded by the coding sequence ATGCAAAGAAGAGATTTTGTAAAGTTATCATTATTTTGTGCAAGTGCAATTTTATTTCCTATAGATGTAAAAGCAATTAGTGGTTCTAAAAAAACATTGATTTTAGTTGAACTTGATGGTGGAAATGATGGATTAAATACTCTTGTTCCTTATAGAAATAAAAATTATTATAAATTAAGACCTACAATTGGTTTAAAAAAAGAAAAAATAAATGAGATAGAAGAAGATTTTGGATTAAATAAAAGCTTAAGATGGGTTTCAAAGCTTTATAGAGAGAAGAATTGTGCTTTTATTCATGGGCTTGGTTATGATAAGCCTAATTTTTCCCATTTTAGGTCTATCGAGATAGTTGAAACTGCAAGTAAATCAAATGAGTATTTAGATGAAGGTTGGATTTCAAAAACACTTCAAAAATATGATTTAAATGATATGAGACCAGCAAATGCGATACTTCTTGGGAAAAGAAAAAAAGGACATCTTTTTTCAAAAGATTTAAATATTCTTCAAGTTAAAAATATAAAACAGTTTATACAAAAGGCATCATTTTTAGATGGTATCAAATCAAATGTTAGTATAAATAGTAGTTTAGATTTTTTAAATAAAGAGAAAGAGTCAATAAAACGATCAAGTAAATCTTTAGAAAAATATGTTAACAATATAGATATAAAAACAGATTTTGAAGAGACAGATATTTCAAATGATTTTAAAGAGGCTGCAAGGATAATAAAATCAAAAATAGATATACCTGTAATAAAAATATCTCAAAAAGGATATGATACTCACGCAAATCAAATTGAAAGACAAAACAAACTTTTAAAAGAATTTGATAATGCAATAAAAAGTTTTGTTGATGAGTTAAAATTATACAATCTTTTTGATGATGTTCTAATTGTGACATACAGTGAATTTGGAAGACGTGTAAAAGAGAATGGAAGTAATGGAACAGACCATGGAACTGCATCTTCTCAATTTGTAATTGGTGGCAAAGTAAAAGGTGGAATGTACGGTAAAGCTCCAAGTTTAGATAATTTAAAAAAGAACAATTTAATATATACTACTCATTATCGAACTTATTATAATACTATTTTGTCTAAATGGTTTAATAATAAAAATAATCAATTTAATAGTTATGACATCTTAAATTTTCTATAA